The following are encoded together in the Peromyscus maniculatus bairdii isolate BWxNUB_F1_BW_parent chromosome 22, HU_Pman_BW_mat_3.1, whole genome shotgun sequence genome:
- the LOC102913059 gene encoding uncharacterized protein LOC102913059: MDKLGTHNMNPVTYNDVHVDITHDEWALLDLAQRNLYKDVMLETYMNFNDIGYNWEDLEVEEHCQSSQKHGRHERSHTTEKSYEHAQCGKAFVNHSHPPRYEKTHTGERPYEYNQYIKAFAQDSRLQKHETTHTTKKTYGYNQCGKAFAHRNILQFHKRIHTGKKSHECNQCGKAFVRHSHLQEHERTHTGEKPYECNQCGKAFARHSALKLHERIHTGEKPYKCNQCGKAFAQNGTLQRHERTHTGEKPYQCNECGKAFAQPSHLQGHKRTHTGEKPYECNQCGKAFAQSSDLQVHKTTHTGEKPYECNQCGKTFSRRSNLQMHKRTHTGEKPYLCDQCGKAFAHYSHLQGHERRHTGEKPYECNQCHKAFAYHSTLQRHERRHTGEKPFDCNRCGKAFAYHSNLQRHERAHTGEKPYEFNHCGKAFVHHTAL; the protein is encoded by the coding sequence ATGGACAAGCTGGGAACCCACAACATGAATCCAGTGACATATAATGATGTACATGTTGACATCACTCATGATGAATGGGCATTGTTGGATCTGGCACAGAggaatctctacaaagatgtgatgctggagacctaTATGAACTTCAATGATATAGGCTACAATTGGGAAGATCTTGAAGTAgaagaacattgtcaaagttcTCAAAAACATGGAAGGCACGAAAGGAGTCATACTACAGAGAAGTCATATGAACATgctcagtgtggtaaagcctttgtaaaTCACAGTCATCCTCCAAGGTATGAaaaaacacatactggagagcGACCCTATGAATACAATCAATACATTAAAGCTTTTGCACAAGACAGTCGTCTTCAAAAGCATGAAACAACACATACTACTAAAAAAACTTATGGATATAatcaatgtggcaaagcctttgccCATCGAAATATTCTTCAATTtcataaaagaatacatactggaaAGAAGTcccatgaatgtaatcaatgtggtaaagcctttgttcGTCATAGTCATCTTCAAgagcatgaaagaacacatactggagagaaaccttatgaatgtaatcagtgtggtaaagcctttgctcgTCACAGTGCTCTTAAATTGCAtgaaagaatacatactggagagaaaccttataaatgtaatcagtgtggtaaagcctttgctcaaAATGGTactcttcaaaggcatgaaagaacacatactggagagaaaccctatcaatgTAAtgagtgtggtaaagcctttgcgcAGCCCAGTCATCTTCAaggacataaaagaacacatactggagagaaaccctatgaatgtaatcaatgtggtaaagcctttgcacagtcCAGTGATCTTCAAGTACATAAAacaacacatactggagagaaaccctatgaatgtaatcaatgtggtaaaacctttaGTCGTCGCAGTaatcttcaaatgcataaaagaacacatactggagagaaaccatatttATGtgatcagtgtggtaaagcttttGCTCATTACAGTCATCTTCAAGGGCATGAAAGaagacatactggagagaaaccctatgaatgtaatcagtgtcaTAAAGCTTTTGCTTATCACAGTactcttcaaaggcatgaaagaagacatactggagagaaaccctttgattgtaataggtgtgGTAAAGCTTTTGCTTATCACAGtaatcttcaaaggcatgaaagagcacatactggagagaaaccctatgaatttAACCATTGTGGCAAAGCCTTTGTTCATCACACTGCTCTTTAg